The following are encoded together in the Pedobacter sp. D749 genome:
- a CDS encoding beta-L-arabinofuranosidase domain-containing protein — protein MKIYKVLRSILYLAVFIAASNTVLAQNGDQILDGIGETGMSARYIFNGDLKDWSRNNLHAKFHGSNPGFVNDNRFGKVLSLSGNDNSFVTIPSEALADVESLSISGWIYLRSGEAGQSFFDFGKDASKHFFAAPLGTKIQKGFLAQLKANERNSKEAVSAAIEMNKWVYLTVVIDAPSKSMSTYVNGKLVAEAKDITQELTAVFDQQLKEKKLLYIGKSMSPGAPYLNALLHDFRIYRIPLTARQIAGIYNNSQKGAQQTAVNVGKSEDDLPRFNKDKAQLYNTYLTHVADIEIETAVGNLPRLPAYLKGTYKNGLKGPKVRVLWPSDIDNTAVLKPGKYTVTGRVSGTDFKPKAFVTINASKEQSTPVSNLEAFHLDQVSLKTDAHGHETKFIENRDKFIRTLAQTDPNSFLYMFRHAFGQKQPQGAEPLGVWDSQDTKLRGHATGHYLSAIAQAYAGTGYDKALHANFAKKIDDMVNTLYELSMLSGKPQNPGGPYVSDPAAVPHGPGKSDFDSDLSDKGIRTDYWNWGKGFISAYPPDQFIMLEKGAKYGGQNNQIWAPYYTLHKILAGLIDVYEVSGNKKALEIASNMSDWVYARLSQLPQETLIKMWNTYIAGEYGGMNESMARMYSITGEQRYLKTAQLFDNIKVFFGDTAHSNGLAKNVDNFRGLHANQHIPQVVGSIEMYRVANNPEYYKVADNFWHKMVNEYMYSIGGVAGARNPANAECFTAQPSTLYENGFSEGGQNETCATYNMLKLTGDLFLFDQKAELMDYYERGLYNHILASVAEKSPANTYHVPLRPGSVKQFGNPDMKGFTCCNGTALESSTKLQNSIYFKSKDNQALYVNLYIPSTLEWKARNIRIEQTTDFPKEDHTKLTIKGSGKFDLHVRVPGWATKGFFVKINGKEQKLAASPGSYLKINRNWKDGDMIELKMPFQFHLDPVMDQQNIASLFYGPVLLAAQEPEARKEWRKITLNSQDISKTIKGDPQQLRFTIDNLVFKPFYETYGRHSVYLDVTLK, from the coding sequence ATGAAAATTTACAAAGTGCTCCGCTCCATTCTATATCTTGCTGTTTTTATAGCGGCAAGTAACACGGTTCTGGCACAAAATGGTGATCAGATCCTTGATGGCATCGGTGAAACAGGAATGAGCGCACGGTATATCTTTAATGGAGATTTAAAAGACTGGTCAAGAAATAATCTGCATGCAAAATTTCACGGCTCCAACCCCGGGTTTGTTAATGATAATCGTTTTGGAAAGGTTTTATCGCTTTCCGGGAACGACAATTCCTTTGTTACAATCCCATCAGAGGCACTGGCTGATGTTGAATCGCTCAGCATATCCGGATGGATCTACCTACGGTCGGGCGAAGCTGGGCAATCGTTTTTTGATTTCGGAAAGGATGCCAGCAAACATTTTTTTGCAGCACCACTAGGCACAAAAATCCAGAAAGGTTTCCTGGCGCAGCTAAAAGCGAATGAGCGCAACAGCAAGGAAGCGGTTTCTGCAGCCATCGAAATGAACAAGTGGGTCTATCTTACGGTAGTCATTGATGCGCCTTCAAAATCTATGAGTACTTATGTAAATGGCAAGCTTGTAGCCGAAGCAAAAGATATTACACAGGAACTAACGGCCGTATTTGATCAGCAATTAAAAGAAAAAAAATTACTCTATATTGGAAAATCGATGTCGCCAGGCGCACCATATCTTAATGCCTTGTTGCACGATTTCCGCATTTATCGTATTCCCCTAACCGCCAGACAGATTGCCGGGATTTACAACAATTCGCAGAAAGGCGCACAGCAGACTGCGGTGAACGTTGGTAAAAGCGAGGACGATCTTCCACGCTTTAACAAAGACAAGGCACAGCTTTACAATACTTACCTCACACATGTTGCGGATATTGAAATAGAAACAGCAGTTGGGAATTTACCGCGATTACCAGCTTACCTTAAGGGCACTTACAAGAATGGACTAAAAGGCCCAAAAGTACGGGTGTTGTGGCCTTCTGACATAGATAATACGGCGGTTCTTAAACCGGGAAAATATACCGTAACCGGCCGGGTTTCCGGAACAGATTTTAAACCAAAGGCATTTGTTACCATAAATGCGTCAAAAGAGCAGAGTACTCCGGTTTCAAATCTGGAGGCTTTTCACCTGGACCAGGTTTCACTTAAAACCGATGCGCATGGACACGAAACTAAATTTATCGAAAACCGCGATAAATTTATCAGAACATTAGCCCAAACCGATCCAAATTCCTTTTTGTATATGTTTCGCCATGCTTTTGGTCAAAAACAACCTCAAGGTGCAGAACCCTTAGGTGTATGGGATAGTCAGGATACTAAATTAAGGGGGCATGCTACAGGCCATTACCTTTCTGCCATTGCACAGGCTTATGCCGGCACAGGTTATGATAAGGCACTCCATGCTAATTTCGCAAAAAAGATTGATGATATGGTCAATACGCTTTACGAATTATCCATGTTATCGGGAAAGCCACAAAACCCTGGCGGCCCGTATGTATCAGATCCTGCAGCTGTTCCGCATGGGCCCGGCAAATCGGATTTTGATTCAGACCTTAGCGATAAGGGCATCCGCACCGATTACTGGAACTGGGGAAAAGGATTTATCAGCGCTTACCCTCCCGATCAATTTATCATGCTGGAAAAAGGAGCTAAATACGGCGGACAGAACAACCAGATCTGGGCACCTTATTATACTTTGCATAAAATCCTGGCAGGCTTAATCGATGTTTACGAAGTAAGTGGCAATAAAAAAGCCCTCGAAATAGCATCAAACATGAGTGACTGGGTATATGCACGTTTAAGCCAGTTGCCACAAGAAACGCTCATCAAGATGTGGAACACCTACATTGCCGGTGAGTATGGCGGAATGAACGAGTCGATGGCCCGCATGTACAGCATCACTGGCGAACAACGCTACCTTAAAACAGCACAATTATTTGATAATATAAAAGTATTCTTTGGCGATACCGCACATTCGAATGGCCTGGCGAAAAATGTCGACAATTTCCGTGGGTTGCATGCCAATCAACATATCCCACAGGTGGTGGGAAGTATAGAAATGTACCGTGTTGCCAACAATCCTGAGTATTACAAAGTAGCAGATAATTTTTGGCACAAAATGGTAAATGAATACATGTATAGTATCGGAGGCGTTGCAGGTGCACGTAATCCGGCTAATGCAGAATGTTTTACTGCCCAGCCATCAACACTGTATGAAAATGGTTTCTCTGAAGGGGGCCAGAATGAAACCTGTGCGACCTACAATATGCTTAAGTTAACAGGCGATCTGTTCCTCTTCGATCAAAAGGCAGAGTTGATGGATTATTATGAACGTGGCCTTTACAATCATATCCTGGCATCAGTTGCCGAAAAAAGTCCGGCAAATACCTATCATGTTCCGCTCAGACCAGGTTCTGTTAAACAATTTGGCAATCCGGATATGAAAGGCTTTACCTGCTGTAACGGTACAGCATTAGAGAGCAGTACAAAGCTACAAAATTCGATTTATTTTAAAAGCAAGGATAACCAGGCGCTTTACGTGAATCTGTATATCCCTTCTACGCTAGAATGGAAAGCGCGCAATATAAGAATAGAACAAACAACAGATTTCCCAAAAGAAGACCACACCAAACTGACGATTAAAGGGAGTGGAAAATTTGACCTCCATGTGCGTGTACCGGGATGGGCAACCAAAGGTTTTTTTGTAAAAATTAATGGTAAAGAACAAAAGCTTGCGGCAAGCCCAGGCAGTTACCTGAAAATTAACCGTAATTGGAAGGATGGCGATATGATAGAATTAAAAATGCCATTCCAATTCCACCTTGATCCGGTTATGGACCAGCAGAACATAGCCAGCTTATTTTATGGCCCTGTACTGCTTGCCGCCCAGGAGCCGGAAGCAAGAAAAGAATGGCGTAAAATTACTTTAAATTCACAGGACATTAGCAAAACCATTAAAGGCGATCCACAACAGTTAAGATTCACGATTGACAATCTTGTTTTTAAACCATTTTATGAAACATACGGCCGTCATTCCGTTTACCTGGATGTAACCTTAAAATAA
- a CDS encoding FecR family protein — MEQKDVEQLRQKLIQGELTAPEQQDFFNWLKQLDQPELNAFMQEYSASFEQQTDSVAVEQNGDLAKKIEMRLDALEATGTPFWKRSAFKLMAAAAVLVLACSSIFLYYANADGNKRTTLSKNTTIPHAKAIYGGSDKVLLILSNGKRIEVNNFTNGQLAVENGYSIEKQSNGLLKYTKINTAAALAAGNSNTIETPRGGQYCVNLPDGSKVWLNAESKITYPVVFSGNTRKIALQGEAYFEVAHNPKKPFIVDFEGSNVKVLGTHFNICAYGDGEIPKTTLLQGSVEISKGDRKKIILPGQQAILSHNIGIVNVDTNHVMGWKNGNFSFEHERIGTVMGKISRWYDVDVKYQGEITQEEFVGSIPKSKNLEEVLHRLELTGLLHFKIRGRSVTIMP, encoded by the coding sequence ATGGAACAAAAGGATGTTGAGCAACTCAGGCAAAAATTGATTCAGGGTGAATTGACTGCGCCTGAACAGCAGGACTTTTTTAATTGGTTAAAGCAATTAGATCAGCCAGAGCTAAACGCATTCATGCAAGAATACAGCGCATCATTCGAACAACAAACAGACAGCGTAGCGGTAGAACAGAACGGAGATTTAGCGAAAAAGATCGAAATGCGCTTAGATGCTTTAGAGGCTACCGGCACACCATTCTGGAAACGCTCAGCTTTTAAACTCATGGCTGCCGCTGCAGTATTGGTGCTGGCCTGCTCATCTATATTTTTGTACTATGCTAATGCAGATGGGAACAAACGCACCACATTGTCCAAAAACACAACCATCCCACATGCAAAAGCTATCTATGGAGGAAGTGACAAAGTATTGCTTATTCTCTCAAATGGTAAGCGTATTGAAGTAAATAATTTCACAAATGGACAACTCGCCGTAGAAAATGGCTATTCTATCGAAAAACAAAGTAATGGTCTTTTAAAATACACAAAAATCAATACAGCTGCCGCTTTAGCAGCAGGTAATTCAAACACCATCGAAACGCCACGCGGTGGACAATATTGCGTTAATCTTCCTGATGGGAGTAAAGTTTGGCTGAATGCAGAGAGTAAAATAACTTATCCGGTAGTTTTTTCGGGCAATACCAGGAAAATTGCCCTTCAAGGCGAAGCTTATTTTGAGGTTGCCCATAATCCTAAAAAACCTTTTATAGTCGATTTTGAGGGCTCAAATGTAAAAGTGCTCGGTACCCATTTTAATATCTGCGCATACGGGGATGGCGAAATTCCTAAAACAACCTTGCTTCAGGGTTCAGTAGAGATAAGTAAAGGTGATAGAAAAAAGATAATTTTACCTGGCCAGCAGGCCATTTTAAGTCATAACATCGGTATTGTTAATGTTGATACGAACCACGTGATGGGATGGAAAAACGGAAATTTTTCATTTGAACATGAACGAATCGGCACTGTGATGGGAAAAATATCGAGATGGTATGATGTTGATGTCAAATATCAGGGTGAAATAACGCAGGAAGAATTTGTTGGTTCGATTCCAAAATCCAAAAATTTGGAAGAAGTGCTCCACAGGCTGGAGTTGACCGGATTGTTACATTTTAAAATCAGAGGAAGGAGCGTGACCATTATGCCATAA
- a CDS encoding RNA polymerase sigma factor has translation MKDVSEELELLLRVADGDRLAFNLLYKKYLQNLRKFVASISGNTDLADELVQDIFVKIWLNRKNLSLIGSFKPYLYRCARNLLIDHIRKSKTQIRIKEVSKTLEENSSVSTDDNLIYSQTLSQLYNGINLLPEKRKKIVELKINDDLSLDEIALQLKISKSVVKKQLYTGIAFLRNHLKHLYRIAPFISFLYFFL, from the coding sequence ATGAAAGATGTTTCAGAGGAACTAGAACTTTTGTTGCGTGTAGCTGATGGTGATCGTCTGGCGTTTAATTTGTTGTATAAGAAATATCTCCAAAATTTAAGAAAATTTGTCGCTTCGATTTCTGGCAATACCGATCTGGCAGATGAGCTTGTGCAGGACATCTTTGTTAAAATATGGCTTAACAGAAAAAACCTGTCCCTTATCGGATCTTTCAAACCTTACCTTTACCGTTGTGCGCGGAACCTTTTAATCGATCATATCCGAAAATCAAAGACACAGATCAGGATAAAAGAGGTTTCAAAAACCCTTGAAGAGAACAGTTCTGTCAGCACAGACGATAATTTAATTTATTCACAAACCTTAAGCCAGCTATACAACGGCATTAACCTGCTTCCTGAAAAAAGAAAAAAAATTGTTGAGCTCAAAATAAATGATGACCTTTCTCTTGATGAAATTGCACTACAGTTAAAAATATCCAAATCGGTGGTCAAAAAACAGCTATATACCGGAATAGCTTTTCTGAGAAATCACCTGAAACATTTATACAGGATTGCACCTTTTATTTCTTTTCTATATTTTTTTCTTTAA
- a CDS encoding SusC/RagA family TonB-linked outer membrane protein — protein MKLTCLLLVSLMLQLSLASSGQTVTLSKKNAAVEKIFKEIERQTGYQFLYTRQMLSGTHPVSIEINKMSLAEALDLSLRSQPISYKLEDNIIIIQRRAITELTTNKITEISVTGKVTDEAGLPIPSVSIKIKGTNTGVQTAPNGTYSLKVPTGSETLVFSSVGFASQEIAVNNRTEINVQLKAELNNLTDVVVIGYGLQRKGDVTSSVASVKAENFVKSPVLDAGQLIQGKVAGLTVNTPSGDPTSGSKIRLRGNNTLFGANADPLVIVDGVPSSLKLVAPEDIESIDVLKDGSAAAIYGVRGTNGVIIVTTKRSSGKNSNVVEYSGSVSTQTIARKLNMLTADDYRRQIAEGTRLASYDLGTSTDWLKEISNKTPITNIHNITFRGGNGQTNYLATVNYRYFNGIFKKSDNSTLTARADINHSMFDNKVKINMGVLVQNNKYTQTQDGESFNGVVYRQALIRNPTSPLFGSDGHYFEEPNNFEYDNPVARLFESTGLNQNTTQRLNSQITYNPIADLKLSALGSYTKYVSNGGYSESKFHISNIRDKLNGYAALGSTQSIDRLLELTAQYSKKLGDHSFTLLGGYSYQDNSYLNFYERNYDFPTDAFGYYNIQQGRGANRALDALLGSKYSETNLIGFFSRLTYSYKDRYLLMASLRREGASQLYGAEKPYGNFPSVSVGWKITNEAFMKDQTIFDDLKLRAGYGVTGNQPNDGFRAVALLGYGANVLSNGNWIQTLVPTQNPNPALRWEEKRETNIGLDFSMYKGRVTGTVDVYNRNYNGLLFDYQVPSPPNLFPSTRANVGTMQNKGIEVLLNIVPIQSKDFEWTTSFNFSTNRNKLVSLSNDLYQATNDYFTTGATGPPATTFTNIVRVGDNIGDFYGFKVKGVTADGQWIYEGKNGEDVSYNQFNHAFEDKKVLGNGIPKFTGGWNNNFRYKDLDLSITMRGAFGFQILNFQRMYYENTGIQNYNRLTSAYDPVFGTAVLNKNMPVEFNSYYVENGDFWKIDNIVLGYTFNKLKTKYLKGARVYVSSLNTFTITGYKGLDPEVDWSGLAPGNDNRDKYPTARTFTLGFSLNL, from the coding sequence ATGAAATTAACATGCTTACTTTTAGTTTCCTTAATGTTACAGCTCTCATTAGCCAGCAGCGGACAAACGGTTACGCTTTCAAAAAAGAATGCGGCTGTCGAAAAAATTTTCAAGGAAATTGAGCGCCAAACCGGTTATCAGTTTTTGTACACCAGGCAAATGCTTAGCGGAACTCACCCGGTGAGTATCGAAATTAACAAAATGAGTTTGGCAGAGGCATTGGATCTCTCGCTGAGGTCACAACCCATCAGCTACAAGCTCGAAGATAATATTATCATCATCCAGCGAAGAGCAATAACTGAACTCACAACAAATAAAATAACTGAAATCTCCGTAACAGGTAAAGTTACTGATGAGGCTGGTCTTCCAATCCCTTCTGTTAGCATTAAAATTAAAGGTACCAATACCGGTGTTCAAACCGCACCGAACGGAACCTATAGCCTCAAGGTTCCTACTGGTAGCGAAACATTGGTTTTTAGCTCGGTAGGCTTCGCTTCCCAGGAAATCGCGGTCAACAACAGAACCGAAATCAATGTTCAGCTAAAGGCCGAACTTAATAATTTAACCGATGTAGTTGTAATCGGGTATGGATTGCAACGTAAAGGTGATGTAACAAGTTCTGTAGCGAGTGTTAAAGCCGAGAATTTTGTAAAATCGCCGGTATTAGATGCTGGCCAGTTAATCCAGGGTAAAGTAGCCGGACTAACCGTTAATACGCCAAGTGGCGATCCTACCTCAGGTAGCAAAATCAGGCTTCGCGGAAACAATACGCTCTTTGGCGCCAATGCCGATCCGCTTGTTATTGTAGATGGTGTGCCAAGTAGCCTTAAGCTGGTTGCACCAGAAGATATTGAATCAATAGATGTATTAAAAGATGGTTCAGCAGCTGCCATTTACGGTGTACGCGGTACCAATGGTGTAATTATCGTTACCACTAAAAGATCTTCAGGAAAGAATAGCAACGTGGTGGAATATAGTGGCTCTGTAAGTACACAAACTATTGCCCGAAAACTCAACATGCTTACTGCAGATGATTACCGTAGGCAGATTGCCGAAGGAACGCGTCTTGCATCATACGATCTCGGCACGAGCACGGATTGGCTAAAAGAGATTTCTAATAAGACACCTATTACCAATATACACAATATTACTTTCCGTGGAGGTAACGGACAAACCAATTACCTGGCTACTGTAAACTACCGTTATTTTAACGGGATATTTAAAAAATCTGACAACTCTACGCTTACTGCAAGGGCAGATATTAATCACTCCATGTTTGATAATAAAGTAAAAATTAACATGGGCGTTTTGGTACAGAACAATAAATATACCCAAACCCAGGATGGTGAAAGTTTCAATGGCGTTGTTTACCGTCAGGCCCTGATCCGTAACCCAACCTCTCCCCTTTTCGGTAGTGACGGACATTACTTTGAAGAACCGAACAATTTTGAATATGACAACCCTGTTGCGCGCCTTTTCGAAAGCACGGGGCTAAACCAAAATACCACACAGCGTTTAAATTCGCAGATTACGTATAACCCGATTGCGGATCTTAAATTAAGTGCCTTAGGTTCATATACCAAATATGTTTCGAATGGTGGTTATTCAGAATCGAAGTTCCACATTTCCAACATCAGAGACAAACTTAATGGCTATGCCGCCCTGGGTTCTACCCAAAGTATAGACAGATTGCTTGAACTTACAGCTCAATACTCGAAAAAACTGGGCGACCATAGTTTCACGCTACTGGGCGGGTACAGTTATCAGGATAATTCGTACCTCAATTTCTATGAGCGGAATTATGATTTCCCTACAGATGCTTTTGGCTATTATAATATTCAGCAAGGGCGTGGTGCAAACCGCGCTTTAGATGCACTATTGGGAAGTAAATATTCAGAAACCAACCTGATTGGTTTTTTTAGCAGGTTAACCTATAGCTACAAAGACAGATACCTGTTAATGGCCTCTTTAAGAAGAGAAGGTGCCAGCCAGCTTTATGGTGCTGAAAAACCGTATGGTAATTTTCCATCCGTATCTGTTGGATGGAAAATCACCAACGAAGCATTTATGAAAGATCAAACGATTTTTGACGACTTAAAGCTTCGTGCAGGATATGGCGTAACGGGTAACCAGCCAAACGATGGTTTCCGCGCTGTTGCATTATTGGGTTATGGTGCTAATGTGCTATCTAACGGCAACTGGATCCAGACACTTGTTCCTACTCAGAACCCTAATCCGGCTTTACGCTGGGAAGAAAAAAGAGAGACTAATATTGGTCTTGATTTCAGCATGTATAAAGGAAGAGTTACGGGTACCGTTGATGTTTACAACAGAAACTACAATGGCTTATTATTTGATTATCAGGTACCTAGTCCACCAAACCTTTTCCCTAGTACAAGGGCAAATGTTGGTACCATGCAAAATAAAGGTATTGAGGTTTTACTAAATATTGTACCGATTCAGAGCAAGGATTTTGAATGGACAACAAGTTTCAACTTTTCAACCAACAGAAATAAACTGGTTAGTTTATCTAATGATTTATACCAGGCCACAAACGACTATTTCACTACGGGGGCAACAGGTCCGCCAGCAACCACTTTTACCAATATTGTTCGTGTTGGCGATAACATTGGAGATTTTTATGGCTTTAAAGTTAAAGGCGTAACCGCTGATGGTCAGTGGATTTATGAAGGTAAAAACGGTGAAGATGTTTCCTACAACCAGTTTAATCATGCTTTTGAAGATAAAAAAGTACTTGGAAACGGTATTCCTAAATTTACCGGCGGATGGAACAATAACTTCAGGTATAAAGACCTCGACTTAAGCATCACTATGCGGGGCGCATTTGGTTTCCAGATTCTCAATTTCCAAAGAATGTATTATGAAAACACGGGTATTCAGAACTATAACCGGCTAACATCAGCTTACGATCCTGTTTTTGGTACAGCTGTTCTCAATAAAAACATGCCTGTAGAATTTAACAGCTACTACGTAGAAAACGGCGATTTCTGGAAAATTGACAACATTGTATTGGGTTATACCTTTAACAAGCTAAAAACCAAATACCTTAAAGGCGCAAGGGTTTATGTTTCTTCATTAAACACTTTTACCATTACTGGCTATAAGGGATTAGATCCAGAAGTAGACTGGAGCGGTTTGGCACCTGGTAATGATAATAGGGATAAGTATCCTACCGCCCGTACTTTTACACTAGGTTTTTCTCTTAATCTTTAA